GGGGCACCTCGTCTTCTCGACGCTGCACACGACGGACGCAACGCAGACCATCAATCGCATCCTGTCGTTCTACCCGCCCAACCAGGCTGCCGAGGTGCGCTTCATGCTGTCGAGCGCGCTCCAGGCGATCGTGTCACTGAGACTGGTACCGAGAAAGGACGGCGCGGGCCGCGTGCCTGCGGCTGAAGTTCTGATCAATACACAGGCGGTCCGCGACAACATCCGCGACGTCGAGAAATCGCTAAACATCCCGGATCTAATCCGCGAAGGGACGGTTCATTACGGAATGCAGAGTTTCGACCAGAGTCTCATGTACTGGTACACCAAGGGCGTCATTACGTACGAGGCTGCACTCGCTGCAGCAACGAGCCCGAGTGAATTTGCGCTGAGAGTGCAGGGAGTCGCAGGAGCAAGCGACACGCACTGGGACGCCTTCACCGAAGCCGGTGTTCAGTAGCGGTGTTCAACAAGATTCTCATTGCGAACCGCGGCGAGATCGCGCTGCGTGTAATTCGTGCGTGCAAGGAGCTGGGCGTACAGACCGTTGCGGTCTATTCCGAAGCTGATCGCGAATCGTTGCATGTGCGCTTCGCCGATGACGACGTCTGCATCGGTCCGCCGCCTGCGCGCGAATCGTATCTGAACATCCCGAGACTGATCGCCGCCGCGGAGATAACCGGTGCGGACGCGATTCATCCGGGCTACGGATTCCTTGCCGAGAACGCGGAATTCGCCGAGACCTGCGTAGCGTCCAATATCGCGTTCATCGGTCCGACGGCGGAGCAGATCCGCGTCATGGGCGACAAGGCCTCGGCCCGTCGCGCGATGCAGGCCGTCGGAGTACCCATAGTTCCAGGGTCACCTGGGCCTGTCGATGATGTGGACGAGGCGCTCAGGTTTGCGGTCGAGATCGGATTCCCGGTCATCATCAAGGCCTCGGCCGGAGGCGGCGGAAAGGGAATGCGTGTCGCGGCGGATCCGGACGATTTTGCGCGCGCCTTCCAGCTGGCGCGATCGGAAGCGCTTTCGGCGTTCGGAAACGGCGACGTGTACGTCGAGAAATATCTCGCGCGGCCACGGCACATCGAATTTCAGATCATGGGTGACTCGCACGGGAACGTGATTCACCTGGGGGAACGCGACTGCTCGGTACAGCGAAGGCACCAGAAGCTGATCGAGGAGGCGCCGAGTCCGGCGATGACGCCGGAACTGCGCCAGGCGATGGGCGACGCTGCGGTGCGCGGCGCCAAGGCGATCAACTACGTCGGCGCCGGCACCATCGAGATGCTGTTGAACGAGGACAAGTCGTTCTACTTCATGGAGATGAACACCCGCATTCAGGTCGAGCATCCTGTCACGGAGATGCTCACGGGCATCGATCTCGTGAAGGAACAGATACGGGTTGCATCGGGCGAGCGGCTCAGCGTTACGCAGCTGCCGCCGCTGCGCGGCCACGTGATCGAATGCCGTGTGAACGCCGAGGATCCAGCCCGCAACTTTCAACCGTCGCCGGGACGGATCGACGTATTCCATCCACCCGGCGGCCCGGGCGTCCGTCTCGACACGCACGTGTATACTGGCTACAGCGTGCCGCCGTACTATGACTCGCTGCTGGCCAAGCTGATTTGCCAGGGGCGCGATCGCGACGAAGCGATCCGGCGCATGCAGATCGCGCTCGAGAGCTTCATCGTGGAAGGCGTCACCACTACGATCCCATTCCTTGCGCGCGTGATGCACAACGCCGATTTTCAGGCGGGCAAGGTCGACACGAAGTTCCTCGAGCGCGAGGGTGCCGCGCTCATCGCGGAGCTCAACTAGGACACAAGACATTGCGGTTGGATGTATATCTTACGGCCGACGAGCTCGCGGAGACCGATCGCGCAGGCCGCGTCATTGCCGTTATCGACGTTCTGCGAGCCTCGACCAGTATCGTCACTGCACTCGCCAATGGCGCTCGTGCAGTGGTCCCGTTCGAGGATGCAGATGAGCTGATGACCCGCGCCCGGCAGTTCGAGCGCGGTGACGTTCGTCTTGCCGGAGAGCGGAAGATGCTGCCCATCGATGGCTTCGACATGGGCAATTCGCCGGCACAGTTCACGTCGGCTGCAATCGATCGACGCACGGTGCTGCTCACCACCACCAATGGCACGCGCGCGCTGATCGCTGCGCAGGGCGCAACGGACGTGGTGGTCGCCTCGTACGTCAATCTCTCCGCCGCCACAGCCATGCTGCGCACCGCGCTGCGTGGCGGCAGCGACGTCGTGCTGGCGTGCTGCGGACAGGACGGACATTACGCGCTCGAAGACGCGGCATGCGCCGGCCGATTCGTTCGTACGGTGACCAGGCGCCTCTCAGGCGTAGCGATGAACGACGCAGCGCATTCGTGCGCGCTGCTCGCGCGCAGCTATGGTGATGAGATCGGCTCGATCTTCCTCGATTCGGCGCACGGACGCGCTCTGTCGCAGGCGGGATTCCATGATGACCTTGCGCTCTGCGCGGCCGTCGATGCATATCCGATCGTGCCAGTATTTGCGGAGCGCCAGATAACCAGACTCGGCAGCGATCGGGAGCGATAAGGTGGCCGACGCGGCGCTGAAGCGCGAGGTGCAGGCGATTGCGCTGCTGCTGCTTGCGGTCTTTCTCGCAGGCGCGCTGATGCTGCATGGCTGGAGCGAGATGCGCGGCGTACCAGCCGCGGCAGGAAGCTTCGGATCCGTCGGCGCGCTCGCCGCACGGTCGCTCATCGTCGTGTTTGGCTGGGTCGGGTCATCGCTTCTTCCGGTCGCTCTCGCGGTGCACGCTCTGCGTGTATTCGGCCGGATGAGCGGAGGTCGGGACCGTTCGTGGCTCATCTTTCTGCTCGGCATGGTGATCGTGCTGCCGTTCGGCGTGGCGCTCGCGATGGGTGCAACGCGCGACGACAACGTCCTCTCCGGAGTCATCGGCGGGATACTCGCGTTCTACACCACGCAGCTTACGGGGCCGGTTGGGGCGTGGCTGCTCTTCATGCTCGCACTGAGTGTGCTCGCCGCGGCGACGCTCTCGTGGAATCCGATCCGCATGCTGGTCGGGCGGGAGATAAAGCCGGTCATTGCCTCTACGGAACAGGCTGCAGCGCTCGACGACACGTACAACCCGCCGCGCGTCCGCAAGCAGAAGCTCCTCGCGCAACAACTCGAGCCCGAGCCGGAAGAGATGCCCGTGATCGACGAGGCACTGTCCGCGCCGTTCGAGCTGCGCAAGGACCGGAGTCGTCGCCGTCGTGGCAAGGATCGCGACGCGGCATCCGCTGAAGATCGTGTCGCCGCGGAGATCGAGGCGAGCGACGTAACGCATGAACGGTTCGACGATGAAGATCTCCCGACGCCGGACCTGCTGACAGCGCCTGCGCCGCGCAACATGGACGCCAACCGTCGCGATCTCGACGCCGCGGGCCAGCGATTGATGGACGCGCTGCGCACGTTCCGCGTCGACGGCGAGCTGGTTGGCCGCACGACCGGGCCGGCCGTGACCCAGTTCGAGATCGAGCCTGCACCGGGGGTCAAGGTCCGCCAGATCGCGAATCTCGCGAACGATCTCGCGCTTGCGATGCGCGCGCAGAGCATTCGTGTCGTGGCGCCGATTCCGGGGCGCGGAGCAGTCGGCGTCGAGGTTCCAAATCCGGTTCCCGAGATGGTAGCGTTCCGCGAGCTGCTGGAGTCGCAGGATTTTCAGTCAGCGCGCGCCGCACTTCCGATCGCCCTGGGAAAGGATCTCGCGGGCAAACCCGTGATCGCGGATCTTGCGAAGATGCCGCACCTCTTGATTGCCGGCGCAACGGGGTCCGGTAAATCGGTTTGCGTCAACACGCTCATCACCAGCCTGTTGTACCGGCACACGCCACGCACGCTTCGCTTCCTGATGGTTGATCCGAAGATGGTGGAGCTTTCGGTGTACAACATGATCCCGCATCTGCGGCACAAGGTTGTCACCGACAACCGCGACGCGGCGGCGGTACTCAAGTGGGCCGTGTACGAGATGCAGTCGCGTTACGAATTGCTGGCGGCGAACAACGCCCGCAACATTCAAGATTTCAATCGGAAGGTCACGGAAAAGGCACCGCTCAAGAAGCCAAAGACGCCGAACGTCGCGTTCGAGGACCTCGAGTACAAGGACGACGTCCTGCCGTATATCGTCGTCATCATCGACGAGCTCGCCGACCTGATGATGACGGTGCAGGGCGAGGTCGAGACTCCGCTCGCGATGCTGGCGCAGAAGGCGCGCGCGATTGGAATCCATCTCATCCTCGCGACGCAGCGTCCGAGCGTGAACGTCATTACCGGTCTAATCAAGGCGAACTTCCCGAGTCGCATCGCGTTTCGCGTCGCGAGTCAGATCGACAGCCGGACGATCCTGGACGGAATGGGTGCGGAATCATTGCTCGGCAACGGCGACATGCTGTTCATTCCGCCAGGCAAGTCGGAGCCCGCGCGTCTGCAGGGTGCGTACATCTCGAGCGAGGACACCGAGCACCTTATGGGCTGGTTCGAGGCGAGGAAGAAGGCTCGCGCCTCCGGCTTTGCGGCGGTCGATGAAGCGCCGGGCGAGAGCGACATTCTCGAAGCGGTGCGGAAGCTGGATGCCGAGCGCGCTGGCGGCGGTGAGGACGGTGACAGCGGCGAGGACGGCGATCGCGACAAGCTGTTCCGCGAGGCCGCCGAGATCGTGATCCAGAACCAGAGCGGATCGACCTCGCTGCTTCAGCGCCGTCTGAAGATCGGATACGGCCGCGCCGCGCGCATCATGGACCAGCTTCAGCTCGCGGGCGTACTTGGTCCGTCCGACGGTCCCCGCGGGAGAGACGTGCTGGTGGGACTCGAAGATCTCGAGCGGATCGCGCCGCGGTAGTGCACCTCGTCACCCACCCCTCGGGCGGGATGACGATGAGTCAGCCTCTCAGTCGCCGCGCGGCTTGAGCAGATCGCTTGCGCGCAGGCCGTGGTATTCCTTCTGTTGCGCCTCCACCCAGACGTTGTACACGTAGGGATCGCCGCTGCCACCGCCTTTTTCGTCGGCCATCTTCTCGAAGCTCTTCGTGATTCTGCCGAGAGGCTTTCCGGGGACGCTCACGATGCGGACGTGGTCCCCAACTACGATACTTGCCATCCGAAAAAGCTAGCGACGGTGTCGGCTATGCGCGCCTGCGAGTGCCGGGCGATTGCGAAATACATCCGCGCAGCGATTGGATCCCGCGCGAGGATGCGGGCTACGCCGCTCTCGACGCCGTGATGCTAGACTCGTCTCATGCTCACCGGACGACAGCGGCTGGGAATCAGGGGCGAATCGATCGCTGCCAGGTGGCTGGTGCTCCGAGGGTGGGAGATTCTGGACCGGCGGTTCCGGAGCGGCCATCGTGATATCGACCTGGTGGTTTGCAGGGCCGAGGAGGGCAGCGCGGGCCGGATTGTCGCTTTCGTTGAGGTCAGGACTCGATATTCGACGGATTTTGGGACGCCTGCCGAGACGGTCGGGTGGAAGAAGCAGCGTGAGTTGGCTAGGTCGGCGCGTGTCTGGGTGGCTTCGAACAGATGTTCGGGAGACCAGTATCGGTTTGACGTCGTGGGGGTGATAGTGGGTACGGCTCGGGTTCAGATTCAGTATGTGCCGGACGCCTTCTGGTTGCGCTCCTTCGGTTGATTTTCGGTCTGATAGTTCGTATTTTGTTCGGGGCCTCTGCGGTGCGAAAGAACCTGGGGAATCCCGGCGGTTTTGCCCGGAAACACGAATCCGGATCGGGCAGTCCGGAGTTATCTTACATCAGCGAAAGGAAAAGGGACCAATGGGTGCTTCCACCATGCAGGACGACAAGAAGAAGGCGTTGAACCTCGCGGTGGCGCAGATCGAGAAGAACTGCGGCAAAGGTTCAATCATGCGGATGGGGACGAGCACCGCTGGTGTGCGCGTTGACTCGATCTCGACAGGCGCCATCAATCTTGATGCAGCGATTGGAATTGGTGGTATTCCAAGAGGCCGAGTGACCGAGATCTACGGTCCGGAATCGAGCGGCAAGACGACGTTGTGTTTGCACGTCGTTGCGAATGCTCAGAAGAACGGCGGCGTCGCTGCCTACATCGATGCGGAGCACGCGCTCGACACGGAATACGCAGGCAAGCTCGGCGTGGATGTGGAGAATCTCCTGGTATCGCAGCCTGATACAGGCGAGCAGGCGCTGGAGATCTGCGAGATACTCGTGCGCTCCGGTGCGGTTGACGTTGTGGTGATCGACTCGGTTGCGGCGCTTGTTCCGAAGGCCGAGATCGAAGGTGACATGGGCGACTCGCACGTCGGATTGCAGGCACGACTTATGAGTCAGGCGCTTCGCAAGCTGACTGGTGCGATCGCGCGATCCAACACTTCGGTGATCTTCATCAACCAGCTGCGCGAGAAGATCGGAGTGATGTTCGGCAATCCCGAGACGACGACGGGTGGAAAGGCACTCAAGTTCTACGCGTCTGTTCGCCTCGACATTCGCCGCATCGGGCCGGTAAAGGACAAGGAGGACGTGGTGGGATCGCACGTCCGCGTGAAGGTCGTCAAGAACAAGGTCGCCCCGCCGTTCAAGCAGGCCGAGTTCGACATCATGTACGCGGAAGGGATCAGCCACTCCTCGCTGGTGCTGGATATTGCCGCCGAGAACGGCATAATTGACAAGTCGGGCGCGTGGTACAGTTATGGCAGTCAGAGGATCGGGCAGGGTCGTGAGAACGCCAAGCTCTACCTCAAGGACAACGCTGCCTTGATGTCGGAAGTAGAGATAAAGGTGAAGGCTCTGCTCGGAATTACCGCTACGACAGCGGTTGCAGCCGAGCCCGAGGCGGTCGAAGAGGTTTAACCTCTCTCGGTCCATAAACGGATGTGTCGCCGAGTTGGTGCGGTTTGTAGGAGATGGGGCCCGGACTCCCCGCCTAATGCGAATCGTATCGGCTCGGCGACTGTCGTTTCCGGCTGACAGCTGTGGCACAGACGCCATATAACCGCGCGCTGGACCTGCTCTCCGCACGACCCTACACGGTGCGCCAGTTGCGTCGCAAGCTCGCCCAGAAGGACGTTCCGGCCGATGAGGTGGAGGCTGTCATCCAGCGCTTGCTCGGTGCCGGTCTGCTGGACGATGAGCGGTATGCGCTTGGCTATGCGCGATCCAAGCTCGTGGGACAGGGCTCGTCGGCGCGGCGGATATCGCAGGAACTCGCGCGGAAGGGTGTGAGCGCCGAGCTGAGCAAGCAGGCCATCGCGCAGGTTGTGATCGATGAGGAGATCGATACGCGAGCCGTCGTCGAGCGAGTAGCGCGCAAGAAGCTCGCGTCGATGGGCGATCTGGAGCCGGTTGTATTGCGGCGCCGATTGTTCGCGTTTCTGGCTCGCCGCGGATATGAGATGGACGAGATTCGCGAAGTCGTCGCTGCCGTGGGGAAGACGTAGGGCGAGAGCGTGGACTCAGCCTGTCTATATTTCAAGGCTATATGCAATCGTCCGAGATCCGCACCCGTTTCCTTGAATTTTTCGAGCGCCAGGGCCACAGGATTCTTCCCAGCTCCTCGCTCGTTCCCACTGACGATCCCACGCTGCTGTTCACCAATGCCGGGATGGTCCAGTTCAAGCGCGTTTTCCTTGGCAACGAGGAGCCGCCGACGCCTACGCGACGCGCGACCACGTCGCAGAAGTGCGTGCGCGCCGGCGGCAAGCACAACGACCTCGAGCAGGTCGGGCACACCGCGCGGCATCACACGTTCTTCGAGATGCTGGGCAACTTCTCATTTGGTGATTACTTCAAGCGCGAAGCGATCGGATTCGCCTGGGCGTTTGTCACCGGCGAACTCGGCCTGGCACCGGAGAATCTTCGTGTCACCGTGTTCCGCGAGGATGATGAGGCTCGCGCTCTGTGGATGGAGTTAGCGGGGCTTCCTGATACTCGCGTATTCGGACTCGGCGAGAAGGACAACTTCTGGCAGATGGCCGATACGGGTCCGTGCGGTCCGTGCACGGAGATCTACGTCGATCTCGCGAAGGTCGCGCGCGACTGGAAGGCGCCAGCGGGCTCGAGTGGGAGCTGGACCAATCCCGACCTCGTGGACTTCGACACCGAGACGTTCGTCGAGGCTGCTGAAGCGGGACGGTTCGTCGAGATCTGGAATCTCGTCTTCATGCAATTCGATCGTCAGCCTGACGGAACTCTGGCTCCGCTGCCAAGGCCGTCGGTGGACACCGGTGCAGGGTTGGAGCGCATCGCCGCGGTGATGCAGGGAGTTGCGAACAACTTCGACACCGATCTGTTCACGCCGCTCATCGCATCCGTCCAAGCGCAGCTGGGCCCCGTCGCGACTTCCGACGTCGACGACCGAGTCGCCGCGACGCGCGTCATAGCGGACCATGCTCGCTCGATCGCATTTCTGCTGGCAGACGGCGTGTATCCGTCGAACGACGGACGTGGCTACGTGCTGCGTCGCATTCTGCGACGCGGTGTGCGCTACGCGTGGCTGCTCGGTCGACGCGAGCCGACACTGACGCCCGTGGTGGAGCGCGTCATCGACATGATGCGCGACGTGTATCCAGAGCTGCATCAGCGCAGACAGCACATTCTCGACACGACACGTGCGGAAGAAGAGCGTTTTCTCGCGACGATCAACGGCGGAATGCAGCGCTTCGACGAGCTTGCCCCGGCAAAGACTACGCAGGAGCGTACGATCGCCGGCGAGGACGCGTTCAAGCTTTACGACACTTACGGCTTCCCGATCGATCTCACCGAGCTCATGGCGCGCGAGCGGGACTACACGGTCGACATCCCCGGGTTCGAGCGCGCGCTCGCGGCACAACGCACGCAATCACAGGAAGAGCGTCGCTCGCGCAAGCTCGGCGTCGCGGCCGATGATCTGGGTGATGCGAACGCCTGGTCGGATGTCAGCGGTTCTCTTGCGGATGCGCTTTCGACCGCACGGTTCGTAGGGTACGAGCGAATGGACTCGGAGACTGACGCGATCGCCGTGCGACCATTGAGTGATGGACGCGTCGCCGTATTGCTGCGCGAATCCCCGTTCTACGCCGAGTCAGGCGGACAGGTGTCGGATGGCGGCGAGATTGTCGGAGAGGGATGGCGCGTCGCGGTCGAAGATGTGCGCAAGCTGGACGGCAAGCCGATCGCGATTGGCAAACCGACGGGTAACGTCACCCGTGGTATCGCTCGCGCAACGGTCCCGCGCGATGTGAGATTGGACACTCAACGGAATCATACTGCAACGCATCTGCTCCATGCGGCGCTGCGCGAGACGCTCGGCGATCATGTGCACCAGGCCGGCTCGCTCGTCGCACCAGATCGTCTTCGGTTCGACTTCACGCATACGGGGCCGCTCACGCGCGAGCAGGTTGAGCGTGTGGAGGAGATCGTCAATCGTGGCGTTCTCGCGGCAGTGCCGGTTACGACCACGGAGCGTCCGTATGAGGACGCCGTGTCCTCGGGCGCCATGGCGCTGTTCGGTGAGAAGTATGGCGACGTCGTACGCGTGGTCGATATTCCGTCGCTGTCGCGAGAGCTGTGCGGCGGGACTCACGTTGGAAATACCGCCGGGATCGGGCTGTTCAGCATCGTCAGCGAATCGGGGATAGCGGCAGGAGTTCGCCGCATCGAAGCGATCACTGGTACCCGTGCGTACGAGGCGGCGCGCGATCGCGAGCGGCTGCTCGGCAGCATCGCCGAGGCTGTGAAGGCGACACCGGCGACTGTGCTACGACGCGTACAAACGGTGGTCGAGGAACGACGTGTGCTGGAGAAGCGCGTGTCCGAGCTGATGCGGGGCGGTGGAGGCGGGACGAGCGGACCGGTTCAGCAGCTGCTGGATGGCGCTGTTTCCGTCAATGCGTTGCGACTCGTTGCGCGCGAAGTGGCGAGTGCGGATGCCAAGTCGCTACAGGAACTGGCCGAGGCAGCTCGCGAGAGCGCTTCCGACGTGATTCTGATTCTTGTTAGCGCGATGGATGGCGGCAAGAACGCAGTGATCGCCGCTGTCGGTGATGTTGCGCGCGAGCGTGGCGCGCGCGCGGATGTGATCGTCAAGACGCTCACCCAGGAATTCGGTGGACGCGGCGGCGGTAAACCCGCACTGGCTCAGGGTGGTGTGCCAAACGCCGACGTGTTTCCGGCGCTGATCGCGCGTGCCGAGGCGATAGTCGCCGAGCAGATCGCGTGACGGCGACGCATGAGTCGCTGGGAGCGTGGCTGGATGGCAAGCTCGAATCCGTGCCGCAGGAGCTGGCCGTGCGCATCCGTGCGGTGCTCCCGCCCGACTGGCGCGCTGCGTCCATCGCAGATGCGCCGTCGTTTCTGACCAACGCCGCCTCGTGTGAGCTTCGCGGTTTGCTCGAGCGCGGGTGCGAGGAGCGTTGGGCGGCGCCCGGATTGCTCGTCGTGGATGCGCTTGTCACGTATGCGTGCGAGCTCGTCGCGCTGTCGGGGGGCGACATGGACGCCGGCTCCGTGGCAATTCTGAACGCAGTGGGGGCGACGCTGCCACCGGAGGAGTCAGCCACGTGATCGTCATCCTGTTCACCGGTGGCACGATCGCAATGCGGAACGATCCGACGGCGCGCGGCAACACGCCTGCGTTGACCGGTGCGGAGATCGTGAAGGCGACCCGTGGCATCGACAATACCAGTGCGGTGGAGACCGAGGATTGGGGCCATTTCCCCGGACCGCACATGAACGTCGCGCGCATCTGGGCACTCCGGAATCGCATAGCGGAGCATCTCGCACGCGACGAAGTCGCGGGTGTCGTCGTCACTCACGGTACCGACACGCTCGAAGAGTCGGCGTACTTCGTTGCGCGCGCACTGTCGTCGCCCAAGCCAGTCGTGTTCACTGGTGCGATGCGCACGCAGAGCGACCTCGGCTGGGACGGACCGGCGAACCTGTTCGAAGCGGTGCACGTAGCTGCGAGCCCCGCGTCGGTGGGGCAGGGCGTAATGGTGGTTCTGAGCGGGCAGATTTTCACGGCACTCGATGTTACCAAGTCGAATACACAGCTGCTCGATGCGTTCGAGAGTCCGGGGTTGGGTCCGATTGGATATCTTGACGAAGGCGAGGTTATCTTCCGGCGCGAGCTGCCAGCGCTGATCCCGCCAATCATACCAGTCGCGCCGGCGACCCCCGTCGACATTTTCTTCGCGTCCGCCGGCTGCGACTCCCGGTTGCTCGATGCAGTGCGCGACGAGTCGCGCGGAGCGGTGATCGCGGCGATGGGCCGTGGTAACGTGCCGCCCGAAATGGTGCCGGGGATCGGCCGCTACATCGCCGACGGGAAGCCCGTCGTGATAACGTCGCGTACGGGCGGTGGACGCGTAGGTCACACCTACGCTTATCCGGGGGGCGGGCGCACACTGGAAGACATGGGAGCAATTCTGGCCGGCTCCCGTCGCTCGCAGCAGGCGCGCATCGATCTCATGCTGGCGCTGGGCGCCGGTGTGAGTGACGGGGAATTGCGCGCACTGTTCTCGAGCTGAGATCGCATGCCGTTGATGCAACCGCCAGAAACCGTGGTCGAGATCACGCGAGTACTCGAAGCCGCAGGTTACGAGGCCTGGTGCGTTGGCGGTGGCGTGCGCGACGCACTGCTCGGCATCCCCAACCTCGACTGGGATCTCACCACCAGTGCAAGGCCGTTGCAGGTTCGCAAGTTGTTCAAACGCACCGTACCCGTCGGAATCGAGTTCGGGACGATCGGCGTGCTGGATGAGAAGAATGTGATGCACGAAGTCACCACGTTCCGATCGGACGTCGAAACCGACGGACGGCACGCAGTCGTGAAGTTCGGCGAATCTCTCGAGGATGACCTCGCGCGCCGCGACTTCACCATCAATGCGATCGCGTATTCGCCATCGCGCGATGAGCTGCGCGATCCGTTCGGCGGGCAACGCGACATCGCGGAGCGCGTTCTCCGCGCTGTCGGCGTTGCCAAGGAACGCATGCGTGAAGACAGATTGCGCGCTCTGCGCGCGATCCGGTTCGCGTCGCGTTTCGGCTTCACCGTGGACCCTGCAACGTGGCAGGCGATTCTCGTGAGTGCACCGCACCTTGGCAGACTTTCGCCAGAGCGCGTGCAGCAGGAGATCGTCAAGACGATGAATCAGGTTGCGTTGCCGAGCACCGCATTCCGGATGTGGCGTGACAGCGGTGCGTTTGCGGAACTCGTTCCGGGGCTCGCGGGCATTACAGACGTCGAGCTACTGGCGCTCGATCACTTGCGCCTGCCGCAACTTGCCAGACGCCCGCAGCGCTTGCAGCTTCGTCTCGCGGGACTCTTTTCGGCAGCTCGTCCTGGCACGGTACACGCCATGCTCAAAGCGTTGCGCTTCTCGAATGCGGATGCCGCATGGGTCGGAGGCCTCGTTGAGCGCTGGCACGAGATGGGACGCGGAATGAAGAACGAGCTGATGCACTCCGAGGCGCCGGCTGATTCAGTCTTGCGCTCATGGGCGGGCCATGCTGGTCGCACGCGGCTCGCTTCATTGCTGCGCATCGCTGACGCTCACTGGTGGGCCGAGCGAGAACGGGGTAGGCCGGCGCCATCGCGCGAGCGTGTGGAGTCCGTCTATCGCCGCGCGATTCGGATTGCATATCGCGATCCGGTTGAAATCTCGGACCTTGCTGTCAACGGCGACGACCTTCACGCGATTGGCATCACGGGAAAGCAGCTGGGGCAGACACTGCGCGCGTTGTTGCAGTACGTTCTTGAAGATCCGAGTCGGAATACGCCCGACATGTTGTTGAGCCGTGCACGGGGAGACGCATGATCTTTCGCAGCAGACCGCAGCAGGCAACCGTCTGGCGGAGGTTCCGCTCCGGTCACGACGGGTTCACCTTCGAGGAGTCCCGGGAAGGTTACTTCGAAGCGCACGTTGCCGCGAATGCGGAACGCGCGGTCGATCTGACGCATCTGCTTGCAGAGCATCTTCCGCCGGCTGTCGACGTCGCACTCACCGATCATCGCAGCAAGACCACGTGGAACGGCGTCGACATCGCGCTACCCGACGTCCGGGATGCGATCGCGCGCCTCAAGGTGCCACTTGCGACGTATGCGGGAGTGGACATCACGATCTTCACGCCGGAAGATCAACTGTCGTTGACCGCGGAGCTGGATCTGTATGCATTCGGCCGCAGTGACCGCTGGTTGTATCTGCTGCAGGCGCTTGGACTTGAACAGTATGGTGCGGTGGCGGAAAGAGGCTGGCGTGGTCAGCCATGGGATCGCTCACCGGCCGCTGTGCTC
The window above is part of the Gemmatimonadota bacterium genome. Proteins encoded here:
- the recA gene encoding recombinase RecA — protein: MGASTMQDDKKKALNLAVAQIEKNCGKGSIMRMGTSTAGVRVDSISTGAINLDAAIGIGGIPRGRVTEIYGPESSGKTTLCLHVVANAQKNGGVAAYIDAEHALDTEYAGKLGVDVENLLVSQPDTGEQALEICEILVRSGAVDVVVIDSVAALVPKAEIEGDMGDSHVGLQARLMSQALRKLTGAIARSNTSVIFINQLREKIGVMFGNPETTTGGKALKFYASVRLDIRRIGPVKDKEDVVGSHVRVKVVKNKVAPPFKQAEFDIMYAEGISHSSLVLDIAAENGIIDKSGAWYSYGSQRIGQGRENAKLYLKDNAALMSEVEIKVKALLGITATTAVAAEPEAVEEV
- a CDS encoding regulatory protein RecX, which produces MAQTPYNRALDLLSARPYTVRQLRRKLAQKDVPADEVEAVIQRLLGAGLLDDERYALGYARSKLVGQGSSARRISQELARKGVSAELSKQAIAQVVIDEEIDTRAVVERVARKKLASMGDLEPVVLRRRLFAFLARRGYEMDEIREVVAAVGKT
- a CDS encoding 2-phosphosulfolactate phosphatase, whose protein sequence is MRLDVYLTADELAETDRAGRVIAVIDVLRASTSIVTALANGARAVVPFEDADELMTRARQFERGDVRLAGERKMLPIDGFDMGNSPAQFTSAAIDRRTVLLTTTNGTRALIAAQGATDVVVASYVNLSAATAMLRTALRGGSDVVLACCGQDGHYALEDAACAGRFVRTVTRRLSGVAMNDAAHSCALLARSYGDEIGSIFLDSAHGRALSQAGFHDDLALCAAVDAYPIVPVFAERQITRLGSDRER
- a CDS encoding YraN family protein translates to MLTGRQRLGIRGESIAARWLVLRGWEILDRRFRSGHRDIDLVVCRAEEGSAGRIVAFVEVRTRYSTDFGTPAETVGWKKQRELARSARVWVASNRCSGDQYRFDVVGVIVGTARVQIQYVPDAFWLRSFG
- a CDS encoding DNA translocase FtsK, which translates into the protein MADAALKREVQAIALLLLAVFLAGALMLHGWSEMRGVPAAAGSFGSVGALAARSLIVVFGWVGSSLLPVALAVHALRVFGRMSGGRDRSWLIFLLGMVIVLPFGVALAMGATRDDNVLSGVIGGILAFYTTQLTGPVGAWLLFMLALSVLAAATLSWNPIRMLVGREIKPVIASTEQAAALDDTYNPPRVRKQKLLAQQLEPEPEEMPVIDEALSAPFELRKDRSRRRRGKDRDAASAEDRVAAEIEASDVTHERFDDEDLPTPDLLTAPAPRNMDANRRDLDAAGQRLMDALRTFRVDGELVGRTTGPAVTQFEIEPAPGVKVRQIANLANDLALAMRAQSIRVVAPIPGRGAVGVEVPNPVPEMVAFRELLESQDFQSARAALPIALGKDLAGKPVIADLAKMPHLLIAGATGSGKSVCVNTLITSLLYRHTPRTLRFLMVDPKMVELSVYNMIPHLRHKVVTDNRDAAAVLKWAVYEMQSRYELLAANNARNIQDFNRKVTEKAPLKKPKTPNVAFEDLEYKDDVLPYIVVIIDELADLMMTVQGEVETPLAMLAQKARAIGIHLILATQRPSVNVITGLIKANFPSRIAFRVASQIDSRTILDGMGAESLLGNGDMLFIPPGKSEPARLQGAYISSEDTEHLMGWFEARKKARASGFAAVDEAPGESDILEAVRKLDAERAGGGEDGDSGEDGDRDKLFREAAEIVIQNQSGSTSLLQRRLKIGYGRAARIMDQLQLAGVLGPSDGPRGRDVLVGLEDLERIAPR
- the accC gene encoding acetyl-CoA carboxylase biotin carboxylase subunit translates to MFNKILIANRGEIALRVIRACKELGVQTVAVYSEADRESLHVRFADDDVCIGPPPARESYLNIPRLIAAAEITGADAIHPGYGFLAENAEFAETCVASNIAFIGPTAEQIRVMGDKASARRAMQAVGVPIVPGSPGPVDDVDEALRFAVEIGFPVIIKASAGGGGKGMRVAADPDDFARAFQLARSEALSAFGNGDVYVEKYLARPRHIEFQIMGDSHGNVIHLGERDCSVQRRHQKLIEEAPSPAMTPELRQAMGDAAVRGAKAINYVGAGTIEMLLNEDKSFYFMEMNTRIQVEHPVTEMLTGIDLVKEQIRVASGERLSVTQLPPLRGHVIECRVNAEDPARNFQPSPGRIDVFHPPGGPGVRLDTHVYTGYSVPPYYDSLLAKLICQGRDRDEAIRRMQIALESFIVEGVTTTIPFLARVMHNADFQAGKVDTKFLEREGAALIAELN